A window of Ornithorhynchus anatinus isolate Pmale09 chromosome 21, mOrnAna1.pri.v4, whole genome shotgun sequence genomic DNA:
agcactggggtggacacaagcacgtCGAgtgggacacggtctctgtcccatctgggctCACAggttcgatccccattttacagatgaggcccagagaagtgaagcgacttggccaaggtcacgcaacagacaagtggcagagccaggattagaacccgtgaccttctgactcccaggccttggctctatccactacgccatagaAGGAATAGTAGGAATTGGTAGGACATCTCCTCAGGGAAAAAACAGAGCCCAGACTGGTTTGGGGCTGGTTGGGACCCGTCTCCAGACCGTGGTTGTCTGATGGTGGTTTTCAGCGGGCTCGCACGTGGGTCCCTCCGGCTCGAGCAGGGACGATCCGCCCGGGCCAGCGAaccggcctcagttcccgcccTTGACCTCTGTGTGTCTGAATCGGTTCAGGAGTCGCGTCCCGTGACATAATGCCCGCCCTGCCCCTGGATCAACTCCAGCTCCCAGACCAGGACCCCAAGACCGGAAAGCCGCGGACTCTCCCGGCGCTGGTGAGTCGCCCGCCGGGCACGCCGCCCTCGGCCGCTCGTTTCTCCGGGTcccgtcccccgactccctcccggctccgccagccgGCCCCCGGTCCCCACCTCGGCACAGTCAGTCGTTCACTCGGATCTATTTagcactcactgagggcagagaggtgaaatgactgtcccaaggtcacaccccagttatgtggcagagagctgggattagaacccaggtcctccggcccccaggccctttccgctaggcccgctccttctccttctctcccaagcgcttagtacggtgccccgcacactgtaaggactcaataaatacaattgattgattgaccgtgggaagcagcaaggcgcgggcctgagaatcagagggtcatcggttctaatcccggctccgccacttgtctgctgcgtgaccttgtgtgagtcacttccctttgctctttgctcagttacctcatctggaatggggatggagactgggagccccacgggggacggggactgtgtccaacctgacttacttgtattccaccccagcacttaatacagtgcctggcacatagtgagcacttaacaaataccacagttattattgttattaggtccttctgactcccaggcccgggctttactcCCTAGACCGTGCTGCCTTCGTCCCTTCgcggcccctccccgccaaaCCCATAatagatgccataataatattaataattattattagctggggGGGATCTCTGGGCCAGCCTGCCTTCCCCCTTGTGCCCGGAAGCGAGGTcttttctctccaccttcccccggccccttccccgcctccgtCAGAGGTCGCCCGGACCTcccggctctccatcccctctctggCCGCAGACGGAAGGAGGATCCGGGCTACGGTTCGGCCCCGGGAGGCGAGGGTCCGGGCCCGGGAAAACCGATGGTCCTCCTGCCTGCTGGGGGCCCTGCGGGCCGCCCGGGCGGAGGGAAGGCCGGCCCCGTGGGGCGGGGCAGCGGACGGCGGCCCACGGGGGTCTTGGGTCCCCGCAGCATCCGGCCCGGAAGGCGGAGCGGTACTTCGTGCTGTACAAGCCGCCCCCCGACAGCGACACCCCGGCCCTGGTGGAAGAGTTCCTGGAAAGGGCCACCTTCATCGCCGATGACCTCGACTGGCTCCTGGCGCTGCCCCACCACCAGTTCTGGTGCCAGGTAACGCGGGAGgcgggtggaggggtgggaggggaggatgaggggcGCGGCAGTTGGGGTGACCCCGTGGGAGTCGGCCCCCGGCAGGTGAGATGGCTCACAGGGGTCTGGATAAGTCTCCCTCGGCGGGCTCCACCTCGGCGATGTCGGTCATCAACTGATCAGAGACAtttatttggctcagtggaaagagcccgggcttgggagtcagaggtcgtgggttccagttccactctgccacttgtcagctgtgtgactgtgggcaagtcacttagcttctctgtacctcagttacctcatctgtaaaatggggattaagactgtgagcctcacgtgggacaacctgattcccctgtatctcgcccagcgctaagaacggtgctctgcacatagtaagcgcttaaatgcccacattattattatttattatagtatttgttaagcgcctactatgtgccaggcattgtcctaagcactggggcggatacaggcacatcgggttggacacaatccccgtccctcttggggccccctgtcttcatccccattttacagatgagagaaccggcCTAGCGAAtcaaggccgggcctgggagtcagaaggacctgggttctagtcccggcttcgccctttgtctgctctgcgaccttgggcgagtcacttcacttcttcgggcctcggttccctcctctagaaaatggaggctaagattgggagccccgtgggggacagggactctgtccggcctgatgaccttgtatctaccccagtgcgtagggcagtgcctggaacatagtaagcgcttaacagatagcgtaagagaagtgactcatccgaggtctcgcagcagacgagcgggggagatgggcatcgtCCGACTTGCCTTCTGACCTTCCCCGGCCCGCTTCACCCCGTGACCGCGTCGGCACAGGTGATCTTCGACGAGACCCTGCAGAAATGCCTGGACTCCTACCTCCGCTCGGCCCCTCGCAAGTTCGACGCGGCGGCCGCCCCCACCTCCGCCGTCGGCGACCTGCAGAGGCGTCTGCACCGCTCcgtcttcctcaccttcctccgcATGTCCACGCACAAGGAGTCCAGGGTAAGGCCCGGCCCCCTGGCCCCGACCCTCGCCCCTCGGGCcggcgagccctctgtgggcagggcgtgtgtctgccgactccgttgggttggaccctcccgagcgctggGTCCACCGCTctgcgcttcattcattcactcgtatttattgagctcttattgtgtgcagaacaccggactaagcactcggaagaggacagtaaagaagtaaacaggcacattccccgcccacaacgagtttacagtttagaggaggaagcGGACATTAAGAGAGCTAAAAAAGcgacagacatggacataagtcccagcgcttagtacggtgcctggcacagtgagcgcttaacagataccataataataataataataaaagttctatagggctggaagggggggggttgaatgaaggaagcaagtcagggcgatgcagaagggcgagggagaagatgaaaggaggctttagtctgggaaggcctcttagaggagttggACCTCCCgagaggctttgaagcggggagagtcaccATCTGTTGGTTAAGAGGAgttttccgggccagaggcaggacgtgagcgacgggtcggcgacgagatgcccaggtcagcgctcaataagtaccgccgATGGATcgatctctccatttctccctcagGATCATTTCATCTCCCCGTCCGCCTTCGGGGAGATCTTGTACGACAACTTCCTGTTTGACATCCCCAAGATGCTGGACCTCTGCGTGCTCTTCGGAAAGGGCAACGGACCCCTGCTCCAGAAGATGATCGGTCAGTTCCGGCCGGGGGCTGCTCCgtctcgggggggcgggggccctcgGGCTCCATCGTCTtggtcagtggtagttattgagcgctttctatgtgcagggcaccgtactaagggcttgggggaagacaatgcagcagagctggtagacgcattccccgcccagcACGAGCTTACGGTGTGAGAGGGCCTTTCTTTCTTCCGACTCCATCAGGGGTATTCATGGGatacttccttccttcattcagtcgcatttattaagcgcttaccgtgggcgtgTGggcttactaggcacttgggaaagtgaagtACAGCGATAAAGAGTGActgtcctgtccacagtgagctcagatctacaggggaggagacagacatccacacaaataaacagacattgatataaataaataaaatgagagctatataaataagtgctgtggggaagggggaagagcagagggcatcgcagaagggagtgggggatgagaaaaaagactgagtgctcgggagagggaaGTAGAAGAGGTTGATAtagtccccaccctcaaggaaataataaatactaaatcataaacagtgttggtatttgttaagcgcttactatgtgcagagcactgttctaagcgctgggggagatacagggtgatcaggtcgtcccacgtggggctcacagtcataatccccattttacagatgaggtaactgaggcccagagaagtgaagtgacttgcccacagtcacaccgctgacaagtggcggagccgggtttcgaacccatgacctccgactcccaagcccgggctctttccactgagccccgctgcttctcaaataacagcctaccatgcgcagagcactgtacggagcacttgaaACAAGTCCagaagagtcagaagacttgatccctgccctaaggagATTAGTCCTCTGGGTGAAGAGCCCCGGACcgggtgctggggagagaacagttctGTTTGtagacccagtccccgccctcggggatttgcttgtatccatcccagcgcttagtacggtgcccggcacctagtaagcgcttagtaaataccctaATTCTGCTTCTTATTTCTAGAAAACGTCTTTGTTCAGCAGGCGAGCTACTACAGCGACCTGGAGGAAACCGTGCCCACAGTCCTCCAGGTACCGGCtcgagggccggggcgggcggggacagGCCAACGGTGGACGGTTCAGCGGAAGAGGGttccggtcagtcagtcgtatttactgagcgcttactgagggcagagcactgcactaagcactcaggagaggtcAACGGAACGGTACAAGcgccacgctccccgcccacaacgcgcTGCCGGCCTCTCCTCAGCTAGTCCACGGTCAGCgccgcccacctccccggccgggccccggctggTCTGccctatgtactgagcgcctgcaGAGCACGAAAGAAACCCGGGGTGCGGGCcccgcccacgaggggctcccaggccAGCGGGAAAGGTGGACGTAGAAGATCGGAATCAGTCCGTCGAACATTCAGTCGAGTGTCCTCCTCAGACAcgagggcagagggtggagagagatcAGTCTAGAAAAATCgggctgagaagcaatgtggcccagtggatagagcccgggcttgggagtcagaaggacctaggttctaatcccagttcctccacttgaccgctgtgtgaccttggacaggtacttcgcttctctgggcctcgggtccctcatctggaaaatgggaagacagGGAGTCccgtgcgggccagggactgtgtccaacctgattagcttgcatccgccccggcggtttccacagtgcctggcacatagcgcttaccagataccgctattattgttattattgtcattattaagaaGGGGGAGGGCTGATGAGTTGGGCACCCGACCGTTCCCCATTGCGGGGGGCCcggagaggcggagccggggtgaggtTGGGGGCCTCCGTTTCTGTGCAGGTGTTGGGCAGCATTCTCCGTCAGTGCGGCCTGCGGGGGGACGCCGCCTCCGCCGAACCCCAAAAACTGGGGGAACGAGGCCGGACGACCCCCAGCCACATGCCTCTGGAGGTGAGCCACGTGTCCCCCGCCCAGCCCTGCTCCGGAGTCCGACCCGGCGACCGAGGGGGAACCACCCCGCGGGTGACCCGGACCCGCGTCTCCCTCTCATCCCGCGCCACGGCATCCCAACTCCCGCCTCGTCCCGGAGGGACCGGAGACGGATCCGAAACCCGTCCTCGCGTCCAAGCCGCCCCGACcccgccttctccctcctccctcccccgcccggcccctcggcAGAGCTGCCGGGAGGCCTTGGAGAGCGACGCGGTTTTCCTTTTGCCGCCAGGAGCTGAAGGACATCGTGCTGTACCTCTGCGACACTTCCACCACCCTGTGGGCCTTTCTGGACGTCTTCCCTCAGGCCTGCCAAACCTTCCAGAAACACGACTTCTGCTACAGGTGACACTCTGGGCCCggtgccccttcctcttcctcctctcctccaacagcCCCCTTGAACCGCCATCCCGGCCGCCCCGTCCCCCAGCACCTCCCACCGGGCACCTCTGAGGGAACCCCATAGACCAAAGAGAGACcgcaccccgactctccccggcCTCTCCGAACGGAGGATTGGCCCGGAAAGGTTTGGAGCATCCCACGGGAGCCCCGCCGAGGCCCGGTCCGGAccaaccgatcgatcgatcggtcagtggtatttacggagggcttactgcgtgcagagcactggactggacgtttgggagaggacaacagaacggaGTCGGttggcacgttccccgcccacaacgagcttacagtctagagggggagagtgtgagccccatggaggatgaGAAATGTGTCCCCCGGCgccgctctgcacgtagtaagcacttaacgtgtacctttgttattattattatcattattagatgggGCTTCCAGGCCAGCGTAAAAATATCCAGTTGTCGCCACCCCGACCTGGGTATTCGAGAGCCAGGCTAAGGGGACGAGAAGCGGTCCACAGGCCGGGCGGCTCGGAACCAGCGGGAGGAGTCAGTCGCCACGGGAATCAAGGAAAAGAGTCATTCAttggatcagtggaatttattgagcgcttactgtgtgcagagcactgtactaagcgcttgggaaagtgcagtacaacaatcaacagtgacattccccgcccacaatgagcttcccgtctagagggTGGTCTagcagtctagtacagtgccctgcacacagtcagcgctcaataaatacgaacgaacaaGTGACCCGCCGTGGCTGTGCGTTCCCAGGTTGGCTTCATTTTACGAAGCAGCGATCCCTGAGCTGGAGGCCGCCATTAAGAAGAGGAGACTCGAGGACAGCGGGTAAGGACGGTCCGAGGGGTGCGGGCCACCCGGCCCcagatggtgggggtggagggggcgtcTTAATTTCATTTAATTAGGCGATTTCATTTAATTAGGGGAGGCTTGAAGTGTTTACTCTGGGTCGGGCACTGTGCTCGGTGGGGTGGGAGGTGACTGGAGATGGATTGGACCCAGCAGCTGAGGTAGtgggaccgtgagctcgttgtgggcggggaatgggtcgcAGGACGAATTCTCCGGAGGAGACAGTGATGCTagcaaaagtccagggaaaaggcggAAGGGGCAGACGGccagctagatggagagagaccagaacggaagaaccgttagaaaggttgaggattatggcagaggacaggacgttccggggaaagtacatccatggagtcgccacgaatcggaaacgactcgacggccctAAATAatagtaactctcccaagcactcagtacggtgctctgcacacagaaaatgctcaagaaatacgactgagtgaatgaacgatgATAGTGGGCGATTACCGTGGTGATTCCCGCAAACTTGGAGTTTCGtagcacggcctagcggctagactccaggcccgggagtcagaatgtcgtgggttctaatcccggctctgccacttgactgctgggtgactttgggccagtcacttcacttctgtgggcctcagtgacatcacctgtaaaatgaagataaagactgtgggcctcacctgggacggggactgtgtccaacttgatttgcttgtatccatcccagcgcttagtacagtgcctggcacgtagtaattgcttaaatactaccattattactattattttgtttGGGTTTTAGGATATATGTTAAGTACATACTAcgtatcaaatactgttctaaccgctgggttagatacagtggatggcctagtggatagagcagtggcctgggaatcagaagctcgagggttctgattccagctcccccacttgtcttctttgtgacttcgggcaagtcacaacttctctgtgcctcagttccctcatctgtgaaatggcgatgaaggctgtgacccccatgtgggacggggactgtgtccaacccaattatcttgtatctcccccagcgcttagaacagtgcctggcacgtagtaagcacttcacaaataccatcatcatcatcattattattattattattaggttggacacgttcccttgttcctcatggggctcacggtctaaataggagggagaacagaactgaggcccagagaagtgaagggacttgcccaaagtcacacagcaagcatttggattagaacccaggtcttctgactcccaggccccggctctttccgccgggccacgccgcttctcacggcTGGACCGGACGGCAGGcggagccgggggagccggccGCGGGCAGGGAAAGCCCTGTAGGCCGGTCGGCCTTTGAGCCGGGTTAGAGAGCTTGGCCCGACCCGTCCCCcgttccctctctgtctctcttcccccgtaGGCTATTTGCTGACCTGTGGCAGCGACTCTCCCATTCGCGGAAGAAGCTGGTGGGGGTCTTTCACATCCTCATCAACCAGCTGTGCCTCCTACCCATCTTGGAAAGCAGgtagacacccccctcccccggcctcacgCCCACCCCGGCGGTCCCGGCTCGTGAGAGGAGGTCCCGGGCGGACCGGCCCCGTCGCCCTCCGGGGGGGAGTCTTcggcgggccgggcggagggTCCTGACCCGTTTATTCCCGGCGGTGCCGTTGCAGCTGTGACAACATCCAGCTGTTCATCGAGGAGTTCCTGCAGATCTTCACCTCCCTCCTGCAGGAGAAGAGGTGGGTGCGGGCCACCGGCGCGATTCGGGGTGCCCGGGATACCCCCGGGCCGTTgggcggagccgggggggggcggtccgCGGGGTGCCggatcccacccccaaccccgccccgccacttggtCGGCAGGTTTCTGCGAGACTACGACGAACTGTTCCCGGTGGCGGACGACGTGAGCTTGCTGGAGCAGGCCTCGGCGGCCCTGTATCCTTCGGCTACggcggggcgggccccggggcggaGGCCCGGCGGCCACCTGCTCACCGTGAGCGCGGCCGGCGGAGAAGGGGCCGGAATTTCGGAGGTCCGAGAGGGGACCGGGCTCAGAGAACGGATGGGTCAGCCGGCCGCCGTCTGGGGTCTTTCAGCCTCTGAGGGAAACTCTCAGGATGAGGAGTTTGGAGTCAGACAGCCGTGAGGCccaccgtcccgtcccccccccccccgggcccctggaTCCGGctagacccccgccccccaaaaccaGCCAGGGACGCaaaaagagcagcgtggcctagtggatagcgcgcaggcctgagaggcagaaggacgtgggttctaatcccggctccgtcacttgccgcgtaaccacgggcaagtcacttcacttctctgggcctcggttccctcgtctgtaaaatgaggaggaagactgagagccccgcgtgggacgtggaccgtgtccaacccgattagcttgtattaccccagtgcttagtacagtgcctggcacagagtaagcacttaacagtcctCCCGCAGAGCCATAATGCCGTCGGCCTTCCCCGCTCCCGGCTTCCCACCGTGCCGTAGAGCGGGGCCGGAATGACCCCAGGCCCGGGGCCTCGAGCATCCGGGGACCAGGCGCGCCCGCGGGGGGGGCACGCCACAAGCGGGGGGGACTGGCGGCAACAGCCCAGTCGAGGGGATCGCCCTCCGGGAACCGGCCCTcttcaggggctgggggagggagtcccagggggagggggccccgtGGCCCTCCCCGAGCGGGGGCCGGCCGGAGGGTCCAGAGAGAGAGCGTCGGGGGGCCCTTAACCCGCCGGGCAGAGACGAGACCCGCACAGCCTACATCCTCCAGGCCGTGGAGGGCgcctgggaaggggtggagaggaggccggcccgggccccgccccgggaccTTGCTGAACCGGCAGCGGCAGCAGAGCCCTGCGGCGGCGGAGGGGAGCGCCCGGAGGACAGCCCGGAGGAGACGGAGGTATGCCGGCCGCCGGGGGGGCCTCCGCCTttgtcccccggccccgccggtggTGCCCGGCGGAGAGGGCGgtgggccggcggggggccccgCTGAATTCCTGTTCCGCCACCCTGCCGGGATCCCCGTAAGCCCAAGGTCACGGATGGTGTAAGGAGGTCATAACAGAACCCCCTCGGTTCCAACACGAGTTCCCCCGGGCAGGGCGAGGGGCCCGGGGGCCTGAATACCCACCTCTGACCGTaataacgaagcagcgtggcctaggggattgagcccgggcccgggagtcgggggacctgggttctaaacccggccccggccgctctgcttgctccgtgaccttgggcaggccacttcccgtccccgggcctcagcggcctcatttataaaacggagattaggtctgtgagccccacgtgggcacgGACTGCATCCAGTGTGACCGGCTTCCCCAGCGTGCGGTAGAGCGCCTGGCGCGTGGTAAGCACTGAAcggataccatcaaaaaaaagaagaaagaaagaatcgtggtgtctgttcagtgcttactatatactaaacgCCAGGGCTGAGTACAagacaggtcagacacggtccctgtcccgcttgggattCCCAGGctaaagagaaggaagaacaggcatttggtaagggcagggaccgtctctatctgttagcgatctgtccattccaagcgcttcgtacagcgctctgcacagagtaagcgctcgataaatactatcgaatgagtgaatggtccccattttacagatgaggacagggAAAAGCGCTCAGGATCACCGAGCGATCGAGTGGTggatcgggatcagaacccaggtccccaggccGGTGCTGTTTCCCCGTGGCCTCGCCGCTTTCCTTGCTGCTGACCAGTGCCCCGCCCAGTCGGGTTGCTGTTCACCGTGGGAAAGAGACGAGGGGCTCCACCCTTCCGGAAATCCTTTCCCCGTGCGAGGCCAAGGCCccgtccctccccgaccccgtccctcctcagccccggcctggcctccatcctgcctgtcccctctctcgccccgcagGTGGCCGGAGcgacggcgggggcggccggggcggcggccccCGCGGTCCACCTGTCCAGGGTGGAGCTGGACTCCCTGATTTCCCAAGTGAAAGACCTGCTGCCCGATCTCGGGGAGGGCTTCGTCCTGGCCTGCCTGGAGCACTACGGCTACGACGCGGAGCAGGTGATCAACAACATCCTGGAGGAGCGGCTGGCTCCCTCCCTGAGCCGGCTGGACCGCACCCTCAACAGgtagagccgggggccgggggccggtcggtcgtacttattgagcgcttaccgttgactcggcattcattcattcagtagcatttactgagctctcactatgggcagagcactgtactaagcacttggaatggacagttcggcaacagatagagacaatccctgcccaataatgggctcacagacgggggagacagcgaagagaaacagaacaaaacatcatcgagatgaatagaatcatggagatatacacctcatcagcaaaattaatagggtaatcaataatatatacaagtatgcacagtgctgaggggaggggaagggggagagcactgtactaagcgcttgggagagtacagtgcaaccataaacagatgcattccctatccacaacgagcttctagaaggggagacagacgttaatagaaataaatgaaattacagatccgGACATagatgtggtggggctgggaggggggatgaagaaagagagcgagtcagggcgacgtcgaagggagtgggaggaaaggcagggagggcttagtcagggaaggcctctcggaggagatgggccttggataaggctGGGAAGCTGGAGGGGGTTATTGTCTGTGGGAtccgaggagggagagcattccaggccagaggcaggatgtgggcgagaggtcagtggcaagatagaccagattgaggtccagtgagaaggttggcattagaggagtgaaatgcgcgggctgggttatagtaggagagtaatgaggtgaggtaggagggggtcaaggtgactgactgctttaaagccgttggtgaggagtttctgttcgatgcggaggtggaagggcaaccattgaaggtttttgaggaggggggagacgtggccgggggcgggcggaccAGGCGGCATTCATTTGTCACACGGCGAGGGACTTCGAACTCTGTCAGTCTGGGACCAGAGAGGATCCCCCTACCCATCCGCCCATGCCGGACGCCGTGCCGGGCCTCGTGGCGTCCCGGACCCCGGGGCTACCGGGCAGAGTGGCAGGCGGTGGGCAcctcggggagcggggcgggcgagGCGCGGCGCCCAGCCCGGTCCCGTGCCCTCCCGCAGGCAGCTGGAGCCGGACCCAACGCCACTGGTGACGTCGCGCTACAACGTCTTCCAGAACGACGAGTTCGACGTGTTCAGCAGGGACTCCGTGGACCTGTCGCGGGTGCAGAAGGGCAGGAGGTGAGCGGGGCGGCCCCCGCCGACTCTGGGGACCCCGGGGGGACGGGTCCGGGCGCCCGCGGCAGCCGGGGGAACAGCCGTCGGTGGAGGTTGGGGGGATATCGGGTAACGTCGATAACGGCACTTGTTCCGGCCCCAACTctgctccaggcactgtgctgagcagtcGGGAGAGGCCAACAGAGTTagaggacacgatccctgccccgaaggaacggtctgatgtgtgcagagcgctgtaccaagtgcttgggacaatacaatagagttgggaaacaccatccctttcctcgaagagtttacagtctgctggtgcagagcactgttccaaaagcttaggacaatacaataatatctccccctctttctgtctctctatccCTCCCCCGCACCATCTttttatccctccctctccccctcactttctctctctctttctctccatctctctccccttctctctcccgtctctttctatccctccctctccctctctccatttctctccctctacccttctctctcactcattcttcatctctctcccccatctctgtctctccctctccctccccttctccccctcactttctccatttctctccctctctctccccttctccctccctcattcccccatctctctcttccccatctctttccatccctttttatccctctctccccttctctctccctcgctttctcccttgctttctctctcaccccatctccctctctctttctccatttctctccttccctctctccccttctctgactcattcccccatctctctcccccgtctttctatccctctccctctctccatctctctctccctttctctcccccccccgtctctctctctccttcgcttcctccctccctctccccttcaccctctcactctctctgcgtttttctctcttcctcactttccctccctctctcctccctctctctctccccttctctccctcgttcccccatctctctctccccgtctcttcctatcctttcccctccctcctccctttctctctcgctttctctcttcctcaccttccctccctctccccttcaccctctcactttctctctccgtttctctgtccctcccccctgcctccaTCTCTGTGGCCGCGGGGCGGGGTGGCCCGGGCCCGGTCCTCAGGAGACTGGAGCCCACACGCAGCCTGC
This region includes:
- the ASCC2 gene encoding activating signal cointegrator 1 complex subunit 2; translation: MPALPLDQLQLPDQDPKTGKPRTLPALHPARKAERYFVLYKPPPDSDTPALVEEFLERATFIADDLDWLLALPHHQFWCQVIFDETLQKCLDSYLRSAPRKFDAAAAPTSAVGDLQRRLHRSVFLTFLRMSTHKESRDHFISPSAFGEILYDNFLFDIPKMLDLCVLFGKGNGPLLQKMIENVFVQQASYYSDLEETVPTVLQVLGSILRQCGLRGDAASAEPQKLGERGRTTPSHMPLEELKDIVLYLCDTSTTLWAFLDVFPQACQTFQKHDFCYRLASFYEAAIPELEAAIKKRRLEDSGLFADLWQRLSHSRKKLVGVFHILINQLCLLPILESSCDNIQLFIEEFLQIFTSLLQEKRFLRDYDELFPVADDVSLLEQASAALDETRTAYILQAVEGAWEGVERRPARAPPRDLAEPAAAAEPCGGGGERPEDSPEETEVAGATAGAAGAAAPAVHLSRVELDSLISQVKDLLPDLGEGFVLACLEHYGYDAEQVINNILEERLAPSLSRLDRTLNRQLEPDPTPLVTSRYNVFQNDEFDVFSRDSVDLSRVQKGRRRLEPTRSLLNDKRAVQEQRGRYEQYSVVVDEVPVQDGQGQAFRDDYDDEYDDTYDGNQVGANDVDSDDELISRRPFTIPRILRTKVPNERPEDDDDEEEEEAEDDAPKPDHFIQDPAVLRERAEARRMTFLARRGYKHDSSAVAAGAGNPKTGQERRKKEANKGARANHNRRNMADRKRSKGMIPS